In one uncultured Methanoregula sp. genomic region, the following are encoded:
- a CDS encoding MTAP family purine nucleoside phosphorylase codes for MLGIIGGTSLLFSTLPELEARTVSTPFGNAEVLSGDIVMLMRHQHNRPPHRINFRANLAALAIAGADNIVAFASSGSMNRDIAPGSLVIPTDYISLADIPSIHDHAVEHVMPELSRELSETLHRAVPAARLGGTYVQTRGPRFETAAEIKALSKIADLVGMTLASEASLAKELGIPFAAICTVDNYANGLTDEPLTWEEVLEISRQYRKRTGEIVNTIIRNLG; via the coding sequence ATGCTCGGGATTATCGGGGGAACGAGTCTTCTCTTCTCCACGCTCCCGGAACTGGAAGCCCGCACGGTCAGTACCCCGTTCGGGAACGCCGAAGTGCTCTCCGGGGATATCGTAATGCTGATGCGCCACCAGCACAACCGCCCCCCGCACCGTATCAATTTCCGCGCGAACCTGGCGGCACTCGCGATTGCCGGTGCTGACAACATTGTTGCATTCGCCTCGTCAGGTTCGATGAACCGGGATATTGCCCCGGGGTCGCTCGTAATACCGACTGATTATATCAGCCTCGCCGATATCCCTTCCATCCATGACCACGCGGTTGAGCACGTTATGCCGGAACTGTCCAGAGAACTCTCAGAGACCCTGCACCGCGCAGTTCCCGCAGCCCGGCTTGGCGGAACGTACGTCCAGACCCGGGGGCCCCGGTTCGAGACCGCTGCCGAGATCAAAGCCTTATCGAAAATTGCTGATCTCGTGGGAATGACCCTTGCATCCGAAGCTTCACTTGCAAAGGAACTCGGCATACCGTTTGCCGCCATCTGCACGGTGGATAATTATGCAAACGGGCTTACCGACGAGCCACTCACGTGGGAAGAGGTGCTTGAGATCTCCCGGCAGTACCGGAAGCGGACCGGAGAGATAGTGAATACCATCATCAGGAACCTGGGTTAA
- a CDS encoding amidohydrolase family protein has product MDEIFTKKRSLLIANVVSNGKKTDIFVDEKGTIRGIGPKVRSEHKGEADVVIDGDGALALPGLVNTHTHAAMTLLRGYADDMILQDWLSQKIWPLEAHLTGKDVYWGTKLACIEMIRSGTTAFNDMYFFMDEAARAVDEAGIRAVLSYGFIDLFNDEKRENECKATEKLASHVRTMNNPRIKTAVGPHAIYTVSPQGLKWCAEFAKEQKIGIHIHLSETEKEVTDCVARHGKRPAAHLDDCGILTPRTIAAHCCWLDEAECSLLGKHKVSVSHNPASNMKLATNRAMPYATLAAAGANTCLGTDGCASNNNLDMFEEAKTAALLQKFFWNNPTVLPAAEALQMATANGAKALGFGTGSLAVGAPADIVLVSTRAACNIPLHNATSNLVYACSGGAVETTICDGMVLMLNREIPGEEKILTGAASAAEDLVKRAQSA; this is encoded by the coding sequence ATGGACGAGATCTTTACAAAAAAGCGCTCGCTGCTCATCGCAAATGTCGTGAGCAACGGGAAGAAGACCGACATTTTTGTTGACGAGAAGGGAACGATCCGGGGCATTGGCCCGAAGGTCCGGTCAGAGCACAAGGGCGAAGCGGATGTCGTGATCGACGGGGATGGTGCACTGGCCCTGCCGGGCCTTGTCAATACCCACACGCACGCGGCAATGACGCTTCTCAGAGGTTATGCGGACGACATGATCCTGCAGGACTGGCTCTCGCAGAAGATCTGGCCCCTCGAGGCGCACCTGACCGGGAAGGATGTGTACTGGGGAACGAAGCTCGCCTGCATCGAGATGATCCGGAGCGGGACGACCGCATTCAACGACATGTACTTCTTCATGGACGAGGCAGCCCGGGCAGTTGACGAGGCAGGGATCCGTGCGGTCCTGTCCTACGGGTTCATCGATCTCTTTAACGACGAGAAACGCGAGAACGAGTGCAAAGCCACCGAAAAACTCGCGTCCCACGTCCGCACGATGAACAATCCCCGGATCAAAACGGCGGTCGGCCCCCATGCCATCTACACGGTCTCGCCCCAGGGTCTGAAATGGTGCGCAGAGTTTGCAAAGGAGCAGAAGATCGGGATCCACATCCACCTCTCCGAGACAGAGAAGGAAGTGACCGACTGCGTTGCCCGGCACGGCAAACGGCCTGCCGCCCACCTGGATGACTGCGGGATCCTGACCCCCCGGACCATCGCGGCGCACTGCTGCTGGCTCGACGAGGCGGAATGCTCGCTTCTCGGGAAGCACAAGGTCTCGGTCTCGCACAACCCGGCAAGCAACATGAAGCTTGCAACCAACCGGGCCATGCCGTACGCAACCCTTGCCGCTGCCGGGGCAAACACCTGCCTTGGCACGGACGGCTGCGCATCCAACAACAACCTCGACATGTTCGAGGAGGCCAAGACAGCAGCGCTCCTGCAGAAGTTCTTCTGGAACAACCCGACGGTTCTCCCGGCAGCCGAAGCCCTTCAGATGGCAACCGCAAACGGGGCAAAGGCGCTGGGCTTTGGCACCGGCTCGCTCGCGGTCGGTGCACCCGCGGATATTGTCCTAGTCTCCACCCGTGCAGCCTGCAACATCCCGCTCCACAACGCGACCTCGAACCTCGTGTACGCCTGCAGCGGCGGGGCAGTCGAGACCACCATCTGCGATGGCATGGTCCTGATGCTCAACCGCGAGATCCCGGGTGAGGAAAAGATCCTTACCGGCGCGGCATCCGCGGCAGAGGATCTCGTGAAACGTGCGCAGTCAGCGTAG
- a CDS encoding lamin tail domain-containing protein, which yields MKTCMRQPVTIAAIILVILFFSIAVAGCTGTLPGTPAGVPRSDNTGKLSVYFLDVGQGDSELLIFGNKTILIDAGEIDMGDRVVADLEKLGVTRIDLLVATHPHSDHIGGMQKVLARFPVGQVLDAGLPHPSPVYEQFLETIDARHIPYTVAVQGQTIDIDPALRILVLSPPAQRFGDDPNQNSVALRISYGTVDLLMTGDLGGEAEAALAKTGYPLDAEILKVGHHGSRYSTSAAFLARVHPEVAIIEDGKDNLYGHPHDETLQSLKKAGITVYRTDLDGTVLVRSDGISYSVKTENGAGNLWGPQATTVPAGNPAITIPASVSGLNVTVPTLPADLSLTLPSIPATVTVPVPSFTLPPVQIGNASSVYISATQFNAPGDDRLNLNGEWVRLTNRGTGPVLIAGWTLSDRTSSYTYRFPATILLLASSVTVYTGTGMMNDTALFMGRSEPLFGNSGDTAILRDGTGVLIDQRSGGRTT from the coding sequence ATGAAAACGTGCATGCGACAGCCGGTAACAATCGCTGCCATCATCCTGGTCATTCTTTTTTTCAGTATTGCTGTTGCCGGTTGTACCGGTACCCTCCCGGGAACTCCCGCGGGCGTGCCCAGATCAGACAATACCGGGAAGTTGTCCGTTTACTTTCTCGATGTCGGGCAGGGGGATTCCGAGCTTTTGATTTTTGGCAACAAAACCATCCTGATCGATGCCGGCGAGATCGATATGGGCGACCGGGTTGTTGCAGACCTGGAGAAACTCGGCGTGACCCGGATCGATCTCCTGGTTGCTACCCACCCGCACTCCGATCATATCGGCGGGATGCAGAAAGTGCTTGCCCGGTTCCCGGTCGGGCAGGTGCTCGATGCCGGCCTGCCCCACCCGTCACCGGTGTACGAGCAGTTCCTGGAAACGATCGATGCCCGGCACATCCCCTACACCGTTGCCGTGCAGGGGCAGACCATTGATATCGACCCGGCGCTCCGCATCCTCGTCCTCTCTCCGCCGGCACAGCGCTTCGGCGACGACCCGAACCAGAACTCCGTGGCGCTCCGCATATCCTACGGCACCGTTGATCTCCTCATGACCGGCGACCTTGGCGGCGAGGCAGAGGCAGCTCTTGCAAAGACCGGCTATCCTCTCGACGCCGAGATCCTCAAAGTCGGCCACCACGGGAGCAGGTACTCGACATCGGCAGCATTCCTTGCCCGGGTCCACCCGGAAGTTGCCATCATTGAGGACGGGAAGGACAACCTGTATGGGCATCCTCACGACGAGACCCTGCAAAGTCTCAAAAAGGCCGGCATTACCGTGTACCGGACCGACCTTGACGGGACGGTCCTTGTCCGCAGTGACGGGATCTCCTACTCGGTGAAGACCGAAAACGGCGCCGGGAACCTGTGGGGCCCGCAGGCGACAACGGTTCCTGCAGGAAACCCGGCGATCACGATCCCGGCTTCGGTATCCGGGCTGAATGTGACCGTGCCCACCCTTCCTGCGGATCTCAGCCTGACCCTCCCGTCCATACCGGCAACGGTCACCGTCCCCGTCCCTTCCTTCACCCTGCCTCCCGTCCAGATCGGCAACGCTTCATCGGTTTACATCAGCGCCACGCAGTTCAATGCCCCGGGGGATGACCGGCTGAACCTGAACGGCGAATGGGTCCGGCTCACCAACCGGGGTACGGGTCCGGTTCTTATCGCGGGCTGGACCCTTTCCGACAGGACCAGCTCCTATACCTACCGCTTCCCGGCAACAATCCTGCTGCTGGCCTCCTCGGTAACCGTTTATACCGGTACCGGGATGATGAACGATACTGCACTCTTCATGGGACGGAGCGAACCGCTCTTTGGTAACAGCGGCGATACGGCAATTCTCCGGGATGGAACGGGAGTACTGATCGACCAGCGATCCGGGGGAAGAACAACATGA
- a CDS encoding DUF3006 domain-containing protein has translation MKATVDRIEGSIAVLITREDEPVRLNLPVTLLPPGTREGDIVTLAIERDEDATRVAKERVAGLIGKLGARK, from the coding sequence ATGAAGGCCACCGTAGACCGGATAGAAGGATCGATCGCCGTGCTGATCACCCGTGAAGATGAGCCGGTCCGGCTGAACCTCCCGGTAACCCTCCTCCCGCCCGGCACCCGGGAAGGCGATATCGTTACTCTCGCGATCGAACGCGACGAGGATGCGACACGGGTGGCAAAGGAACGGGTAGCAGGGCTTATCGGGAAACTGGGCGCCAGGAAATAA